In a single window of the Mugil cephalus isolate CIBA_MC_2020 chromosome 6, CIBA_Mcephalus_1.1, whole genome shotgun sequence genome:
- the tm4sf4 gene encoding transmembrane 4 L6 family member 4 — MCSGSFAKCLGVSLIPLAIVCVLCNILLFFPGGTTVEKEQITEQVWYFGGILGSGVLMIFPALVFLGLKNNDCCGCCGNESCGKRFAMLSSILFAAVGVVGAGYSVIVSAVAINGGPQCGIKNGTVISWTYPFENGNYLTNSSMWPVCIEPSGVVSWHLSLFSVLLVMGLIQIALCAVQVINGLLGCLCGDCCGCCGGSDGSV, encoded by the exons ATGTGTTCGGGAAGCTTTGCCAAATGTCTGGGTGTCAGTCTGATACCGCTGGCGATAGTTTGCGTGCTCTGCAACATTTTGCTCTTCTTCCCCGGTGGaacaactgtggaaaaagaacagatcacagagcaggtctgGTACTTTGGAGGCATTCTGGGATCAGGAGTGCTG ATGATTTTCCCGGCTCTGGTCTTCCTGGGTCTGAAGAACAATGACTGCTGCGGTTGCTGTGGCAACGAAAGCTGTGGGAAGAGATTTGCG ATGCTGAGTTCTATACTGTTTGCGGCTGTAGGCGTCGTAGGGGCCGGTTACTCGGTTATCGTTTCTGCTGTGGCCATCAACGGAGGACCTCAGTGTGGGATTAAGAACGGCACAGTGATCTCCTGGACATATCCCTTCGAAAATGG AAACTACCTGACCAACAGTTCTATGTGGCCTGTGTGCATTGAGCCGTCTGGCGTCGTGAGCTGGCATCTGTCTCTGTTCTCCGTGCTGCTGGTCATGGGTTTAATCCAGATAGCGCTGTGCGCTGTGCAGGTGATAAACGGCCTGCTGGGATGTCTGTGTGGCGactgctgcggctgctgcggAGGG agcGATGGATCCGTCTGA
- the slc25a24 gene encoding calcium-binding mitochondrial carrier protein SCaMC-1 — protein MYQVVRKLFFTECRCAEDVPKSYEELFAKLDANKDGKVDVSELKAGLASMGIKAGKGAAQKIVSSADKDKDESIDFEEFTKYLKEHEKKLRLTFKSLDKNSDGRIDLMEIKQSLADLGLDISKEAAEKILQSIDVDGTMTVDWSEWREHFLFNPATNLQEIIRYWKHTTVLDIGDSLTIPDEFTEEEKTTGLWWKQLSAGAMAGAVSRTGTAPLDRMKVFMQVHASKSNKISLTGGFKQMLKEGGVMSLWRGNGINVLKIAPETAIKFMAYEQYKKLLASEPGKIQTHERFVAGSLAGATAQTAIYPMEVMKTRLTLRKTGQYSGMFDCAKKILKKEGVKAFYKGYVPNILGIIPYAGIDLAVYESLKNFWLSSYAKDTANPGVLVLLGCGTISSTCGQLASYPLALIRTRMQAQASIEGSEQLPMGGMVKNILEKEGFFGLYRGILPNFMKVIPAVSISYVVYEYMRSGLGIQK, from the exons ATGTATCAAGTGGTCAGGAAGCTGTTTTTCACGGAGTGTCGCTGCGCAGAGGATGTGCCGAAGTCGTACGAGGAGCTGTTCGCCAAGCTGGACGCGAACAAGGATGGGAAAGTGGATGTGTCCGAGCTGAAGGCAGGCCTGGCGTCTATGGGCATCAAAGCTGGGAAGGGAGCAGCTCAG AAAATAGTTTCCTCCGCggacaaagacaaagatgaaAGCATCGACTTTGAAGAGTTCACCAAGTACCTGAAGGAGCACGAGAAGAAGCTGCGACTCACCTTCAAGAGCTTGGACAAAAATAGTGATG gtcGGATAGATTTAATGGAAATAAAGCAGTCGCTGGCTGATCTGGGACTGGACATCAGCAAGGAGGCCGCAGAGAAAATCCTTCAGAG caTCGATGTGGACGGAACCATGACGGTGGACTGGAGCGAATGGAGggaacattttctgtttaacCCGGCCACCAACCTGCAGGAGATAATCCGTTACTGGAAGCACACCAcg GTGTTGGACATTGGTGACAGCCTCACCATCCCAGATGAgttcacagaggaggagaaaacgaCTGGTCTGTGGTGGAAGCAGCTGTCAGCGGGGGCCATGGCGGGCGCCGTGTCCCGTACAGGAACCGCCCCGCTGGACAGAATGAAGGTCTTCATGCAG GTGCACGCGTCTAAGAGCAACAAAATCAGCCTGACTGGCGGCTTTAAGCAAATGTTAAAAGAAGGAGGGGTGATGTCTCTGTGGAGAGGAAACGGCATTAACGTGCTCAAGATCGCCCCCGAGACAGCCATTAAATTCATGGCTTACGAGCAG TATAAGAAGCTGCTGGCCAGTGAACCAGGGAAGATCCAGACCCACGAGAGGTTCGTGGCGGGATCGCTGGCTGGAGCCACAGCACAAACCGCCATCTATCCTATGGAG GTCATGAAAACCCGTCTGACCCTGAGGAAAACAGGACAATACTCAGGAATGTTTGACTGTGCCAAGAAGATCCTGAAGAAGGAGGGAGTGAAGGCGTTTTACAAGGGCTACGTTCCCAATATTCTGGGCATCATCCCCTACGCCGGGATAGATCTGGCGGTCTACGAG AGCTTAAAGAACTTCTGGTTGTCCAGCTACGCCAAAGACACGGCGAACCCGGGTGTTCTGGTGCTGCTGGGATGTGGTACCATCTCCAGCACATGTGGTCAGCTGGCCAGCTACCCCCTGGCTCTAATACGCACCCGGATGCAGGCTCAAG CTTCCATCGAGGGCTCGGAGCAGCTGCCGATGGGCGGCATGGTGAAAAATATTCTGGAGAAAGAGGGCTTCTTTGGACTTTACCGTGGCATCCTGCCCAATTTCATGAAGGTCATACCGGCTGTCAGCATCAGCTACGTGGTCTACGAGTACATGCGCTCTGGCCTGGGTATTCAGAAGTAG
- the LOC125009333 gene encoding transmembrane protein 69-like, giving the protein MLSVIFRRGTVAAQKVLHWAGPPQRCWTSALTGASNGGPVSTCWASSSRLPSTERNTEPAIVPGLRRTELFQAPRASFMTRNQYFHSSSVRLKKRAIPEPPPKELDLLRYDMKHLWKSPKPALILGFTGLIPFVSPTLFMAATENFYPELAYAQVAYAASIVSFLGGARWGFALPDSSPAKPDWINLANSVVPSLLAWVTMLLTDSITVAATMVVMALGISLHYDLSLLPTYPSWFKAMRAVLTVVAFFSLLGTLIMNGLFPEKKLF; this is encoded by the exons ATGCTCTCTGTTATATTTAGAAGAGGCACTGTTGCAGCACAGAAG GTTTTGCACTGGGCAGGTCCTCCACAAAGATGCTGGACATCAGCCCTGACCGGAGCTTCAAATGGTGGCCCCGTCTCCACCTGCTGGGCCTCGTCATCCAGGCTCCCTTCTACAGAAAGGAACACAGAACCCGCGATTGTTCCTGGTTTGAGGAGGACCGAGCTCTTCCAAGCTCCTCGTGCTTCATTTATGACGAGGAACCAGTACTTCCACTCTTCTTCTGTGAGGCTGAAGAAGCGAGCGATACCCGAACCTCCTCCTAAAGAGCTTGATCTGCTGCGCTACGACATGAAGCACTTGTGGAAAAGTCCCAAACCGGCCCTCATCTTGGGGTTCACAGGGCTGATCCCCTTCGTCTCGCCCACTCTGTTCATGGCTGCGACTGAGAACTTCTACCCGGAGCTGGCTTATGCCCAAGTAGCCTACGCAGCCTCCATCGTTTCTTTCCTGGGTGGAGCCCGGTGGGGATTTGCGCTTCCTGACAGCAGCCCAGCCAAGCCCGACTGGATAAACCTGGCCAACAGCGTGGTTCCCTCCCTCCTAGCCTGGGTGACGATGCTGTTGACCGACAGTATCACTGTGGCAGCCACCATGGTCGTCATGGCGCTCGGGATCTCGCTGCATTACGATCTGTCGCTCCTTCCCACGTACCCCAGCTGGTTCAAAGCCATGCGCGCCGTCCTGACAGTGGTGGCGTTCTTTTCTCTACTCGGTACACTCATAATGAACGGTTTAttcccagaaaaaaaattattttag